ggtgCTGGTGTGCATGTTtgaactttttattattgatgtaTATAACTGAGAGAAATGAAGTCaagcattttatttatatacttagtcaatcattatagaaatatagGAACAAAACATCTATTGACACAATATAATCATTTGTGCTTAGAAATATCGCAATGATACAGATTACAAACGCTATAAAAAcgtaacaaaattattctgaattttacaaatgaatttttatttatatatattgtgttaaatttatctttagtTGGAGCCATCGCATTGTTAATTGCccttttttatgtataaaatatttttcaaagaaaatttagagAGTTTGTGCACATGTAGTAAATTagctaaaaaaagaatatataatttgcaaGAACTTTTATTGAATAAGCTTTGGCTCTTAATGCTTGAACGTAAAATTTGGTTATGGACACACTCTTCCATGGTGTACGGTGGTTGGTGGCGGACTCTGAGTACTTAACAAGGCACGCTGGTTGGGCTGGTTGCAGGGTAAGGTAAAGTCTCCTTCCTCGTCAACATCTGGGGGGGACAGTCCGGAAGAAATCGGTCCCCCCACCCCAGTAACCTCTGCATCTTCGGGGGAGACCCCAACAAGTGTATCTGAGGCCATTCCTGTACCCCAACAACCCTCTCAAGAAAAACCACAGAGACCCTTCTCGCTCAAGGTACGATTCTACATAAAAGATTTCTCTCCAGGCAGGAACTTGGAAAATGTAATGCagcaatactttttttttaaacgattaatatgTGCTTTTGTATGGctttaaaatatcgatccaGTTagttcttcattttttctgatGCATAGTATAGTAAatgaatcaaataaaaaatcctaatttattattacagttCTCATTGTTgccatttaaaaatgataaaaagggAACGAAAAAATTAAGCCAAAAATTTCTAAAGTGTATGATCGCTTCTTATATTACTTCTTAGTAGAAAACGTTcacttttttataacaatcgaattaattatttatgcttttagatgataataatagtgagTATTCGAGGAAAACGAAACAATAcaagtatattttaattataaatattataacaactCTCCTTTTCCCCCATaccatttttaaatttcatgaaTTGTGAAGTGCATGATGCAGTACTAAACACTCTTGAGAAAATGTATGCTACTCACAagcatatttttattgatattttttctttattcttttgcatttttattttaacattaacAAAAGGATAACTTATGGGTTGTGTGCGTATGTTGTTCTTATGAATGTTCTGTATatgatttgatttctttttttttcttttttgtattttcttcctcttgcttttgtataatttatgcCACAATGGCACTTTTTAGTCTAGAAAACTTATcactaattttattatttaattatatatttagatttgATTGTTATATGATTCTTAAATTGTGTTGTGTTTTGTAcagtaatatgaaatattgatCAAACAAATCTGACATGTTTTAGCAGATCTTTAACCACGAGTATCGTAATCTATTTTTTAGAAGATACAATAAATGAtcttaaatgtaaatttataatatttgaagtttgttattttctattatattttatagaaagagaatattcaaGATTAacattgtaaatttattatatatatatatcactcttttatataatagattattcAGAGAATTATCTACGATGtcacgaataaattatttaaaatcatgATGATACATGCAGGAAATCAGCGAAGATGTTCGAGACGTAGAGCATAAATGGTTGGAGCAAGATGGAAGTGCACCGTTTATTGAAACAAGGCGTACTCCGGACATAGAAAATATGGATCTAGAACAGTATCATCAATCTATATCACTGTtagtatttgatatatatatatatgtgtgtgtatcttaattatatatttcgatatgtGTGATCTTATATGTTACACTTGTGCTTATCATaagaatgtaattattattaagaaatatttttgatacagAATGAATAACAGCCTCAGTGAAATACAAGCTGATATACAACGTTTAGCTAATCAACAAAATCaaatacaacaacaacactTAATGACACAACATCAGCAACAAATGCAACAACAATTGCAACAGTTGCAAAGCCTTAGTCAACAGCATATGCAAGTAAGATATTGCTTGAGTAAATTTCTGTTCTtcttaatttgaaatatttcgattttttagtCTTATGGTATGTCTCCAATGAGTACATTAACTCCAAGAATACAAGATTCTCAACAATCACAGTTTTATTTACACGATCAACCGCAGTTACAAAGGAGAACATGGGGACAACCTCCGCCAAATCAGAATTTAACTAACGAAATGAACGTTGGATACCAACAATCTATCGATTCGCGATTCAATCCACAAACCACTGGTAAGTTTTTCTGTCATTTATTACTTATCATTTTATTGTTCgatatcttattaaaatatttccgatAATTTGTAGCTTACCAACAAGATATGCGTTTATATCAAGATACAAGAAGTTGGAATACTCATCCATCGCAACAAAAAGGTTTTGTATTTCATGAAACATCTCAAGAGCCAAGGTATCTTAATGGTGGGGATCATAGTCTTTGTAATAATCAAATGAATCAGCCTGTTTCCACTTATCCAACATCTGCGTCACTTTTTAATCAAACTGCATCAACGACTGCTAGTCCTCAACATCGTAACGCcgtaagattattttattagttagactttaaaagaaaaagctactcgatcataattatatttacttatattttacgtatagATTCATCGAATAAGTCAGTTAATGAGCGAAAGTCCAGAATCTAAAAGGCCAACCGTACATCATATTCCAATGACCTGCGAAAGTCCAACTGAAAAAAGGCAATGTGCAACTTTACATACTCCTGTTCCAGCTCCACCTGTTGATGATATGAAACCACAGAATATATCGTTCATTGGTTAATaccacatatttatatatcaatcgaaCAATACCtgatcgaattaatatttttaatctggcgatataatttttaggaAACGACGATGAAGTCGTACAAGGTATACGAGGTTTGCATATCACTTCGGGTAGTCGAACATATAGGATACCATCTCCAACTAGGCCTTCGATATCACGAAATTCTTTTCAACCTCATCCATCCCTCAGAGAAGCAACACCGTCTCCTTCGAGAACCCCAGAAGTTACACCGCTCGATCCTACAGATGCCGGTGAAAAGGGTTTCTACATTTCATTCGATAACGATGTGCCTAAGAAGCCAAAACCAACTCTTAGAGTTAAAAGAACATCTCCGAAGAAGGTAATTCCAATGATTTTAAAAGTTACGATCTCATCCAAGCGTTTGAAAAATCTTCATTATTACGTACGATCATTTCGTAGGAAAGAAACGTGTCTTCTTACATAGAACACGATGACTACGCAGTACGTACAGAATCGCCACCTGTTAGTGTCACGGAAAGACAAAAACAATTAGAAGCGCAAAGagatttagaaagagaaaggcaaCGTCAAgccgaagagagagaatttcatAGACAAgaaatgagagatagagaattacaaaaagaaatagatagagaacgtcagagagaaagacaacgTGATAGTAGTACGGAAGGTCGTCAGTCTAGTAGTGCTGGTTTAGTTATTGGAAAACAGTTGACAAATCCTGATCCAGTGAGTGtgtttattaatgttatattagaagaaataatgttaaatgTATAATTGGCGATACTTATTGGTACTTGTAATGCTTGTAGAATTCATTAGacgagatggaaagaaagaaagaacggatAATGTTACTGTCGCTGCAGAGAAGACAACAgcaagaagaaatgaaagaaagaaaggaagctGAAGCTCAAGCACgtagagaacaagagaaattaaaagcaGAAGAGAGAGCACgtaagaaggaggaggaaagacaGAGGAGAGCAAACATTTTAGAACAGTATAAAGTTAAGAAAGCCATCGAGGAAGCGGAAAGAGAAGTAAGCGAGCGTTTAACTAAATTATACTTCGctgataattatgattattacttATCGAGATTTACGTCGTATCTCTATTCAATCTTTAGGGAAAAGTCATCGACAAAGAATTGTTAAATGCAATAAAACCAACCAAATTACGTAATAAGACTGCAACGACGCGTCCACGACCAAAGACAATTCACGTAGACGCTGGTACGGAATTGGATTCTGGAGCTCTTACGCCTAGTCGTGGAAAGAAAGGTTCTTCCTCTAATTTGAGTACAGGTAGGTTTGATTATTCACGTGCATCACAATCGTTATGACGATTCCTTCAAGTCAtccgtgttctttttttagagatgagattatgtatataatacggTCAGAATCTATCTGTCATAGAATCGTTATATCTTTCCAATTTCTATCCTAATGCGTTTATACATACTCGAATCTCTGAAAAGATAGTATAATAATCAATGTTGCAACATGTGTATTCACCCATCTCATCGTAATAATCCAATGATAGTAACAATACCTTAATGTTGTAATGTTGCATTTAGTCTTTGCATGGCGAAGATTCGAACAAAAGACATGTTTGATTTTTTTGGCAAGaccaattttatatttttgttttattttatttttttatttttttcagtttttctatttttctttttttttttttttgttgttgtatttcttttgattataattattctcaCGAGTTATCTCACTCAGTCACGTGTCCACGAGctacaaattttcttatctatgCTACCATGTTACGCTACAGTTGATAGCGTAATAATATCATTCAACATTCGTATAAAACAATTAGTCacaattatatagatattttgtaTCTGAAtgacatatacataaacatatacatatacatatacatacactgtCCAAGCGAAACTAGAgtagcaaaagaaaattcgagcTGATGTTGTGCACTAACACACTTACTATAGCGTCGCTGACCTCCCCGACGATGAGGCGAGACTACTACCGAGGCTCGCAGGACAGTCTTACTGCTGCTCACCTTGATGATCGACGTTCCGGCCCCCTTTATCGGGGCGGCAGCCTCAGGGGTATGCACTACACACACTCCACTCGCATTATCTAAATAAGTTGCACTAAAGAAATTTCTCAagagataatattatactgCACTTTTCAATTGATAGAgcataaaatatcttttaataactTATTCAGAAAATTGTTGATTATAAGATTACCGttttataatcaaaatttattattcacaaCGTCAAGAATTTATGTCtctttaataatgaataaatttaaaaatatacagataaagtaatattcagcaaaaaaaaatacttcacAACATAAACAATATcagaaaaacatatataatatatatatatatataatatattacacttattcttatagtatataatacataatagtTTTTACTTTAACATGTTTTCGTAGACCGTGTTAGACAATgtttaatactattatttaatgacaattatatttttatttgcattaatgttaataatatgataGGATTAAATTAACTATTTAATCACTTTCATTGTATTAATGGTTAGAAATTGAAGTTGAATCTACGAAGTAATTAGTCAATGTGCGAGTTAATGATAGTAGTTGTAAGTAGCGACGTTCGACGCAATTGAAAAACTATCATTGACGAACTATTTCGTAGAATTAAACTCAATTATGAACCATTACTCCAATTAATGATTAAACaactaatttaattattaattgaatgaattattattggcTAACATTGTATGTAGTTAacgagttatttttttttctttttgtcactgcactcattctttttattttattgtgcATGTTTGAGATTGTTTTTGGATACGTCTATATTGGTAAATAATATCGTAGTTAAAGTAATCTTAGATACATTCGTAAATTCGGATTATCGATCAACCGGATTGTAATAGCGCTACCCTATTTTTTAGTATCTTCCGTAGATTCACCCGATGATGGTAGAGGTTCATCTCCCTGTCGAAGCGTAAAGCAGCTTGGAAGACGTGGTTCCTACAAAACATCAAGAGGTGggtttaatatcatttatacaaAGAATGCTAATGATGTTTTTCTTAAACGTTTTGCTTGACGAAAGTAGATTCATTGCAGGATGTATCACTGGTATGGGCGCCTACGTATCAATCTTACAAATGTTGAACGTTTTATTagacttatttaattattctccAAATGACTCTGAGCAAGGTTATTTGAGGggtatgaattttatttttaagtagCGCCTTTCGTAGTAGTTATATTTCAGTTGGAACGCAACATTATTCTGCACCAAAACTGCACCGGCTACTTGAGTTTTCGATATTCCCAGCGGACATGGCTCGTAGTTAGACTCATCCCCTGATGCAATGACGTACGATTGAAGCATCCCCTACTATTAATCTCTGATCGTACATGGCGTTAAGTGTAACAAGGTAAACGTTGCATTATTGCAGATGTGCAGGAGCCTCAGCAACAGGTTAGAGGCAGGCCTAAATACCCGACTTACCAAAACTTTAAGGGAAGAAAATCTAATTCCTTGATGAATTTGTGTGGTAAGAAGCACCAAGTGACTTGGAATATCGTTAAATCCCCTTTTTCTATCATGTGCAACAGTCTTAAATGTCCCACACGCCGTTCTAATTTTTGTAGGCAATAGCAATTACACGTAGTAGCATGGTGGCAGATTGGAGCACAGGTGGCAATGATATtcatacacacatttatacacatacacgcgcgcgcgcgagtaGTCATGTTGTGTGCTGTCAAAGTTTCatcaatattatcatttacttCTTTAcggtttaataaatttttctataagattTTTAATCTTTGTTCAGTCTAAGTTGACCGATCAATATTGAACATTTTATCGATTGTTATATCGGTGTAACTTTGACCGTGTCATTCGTAAGATATTTCATTTGCTATTGTAGATAATTTTCAGTTGAAGCTTCTTGGGCTTGTTGTTGTACAGCACTGGTTATGGGTACATGTCTCTTCAGTGTCTTTTCAGATTATTGTTGGTGGCTCCAGTtcccattaaaaaaaaaaaaacctctCACTTTGGCTCACATTCTGAGTCCTGTATCATATCAATTATCCCGTCACATTTTCtcagatatatatttgttttaccaTTCCTATCTGTTTTTATTTCCAGGTGTTATTATGGTATTAACGTATAGCAAATTCATGAAATGTTTCAgcttcgaataataaatagattagTATTTCGATCATTCCTTGCTAAGCTTTATAAATCGAAGCTTATATGATAGTTATGAATTTGGTATACATGCCGTATTTGTCTAatgttgtaaataaaaaaatagaatatcagCAGTCAAAGTTTCACTATAAGTGAAATTTCGAATGTTAAtaagaaattcaaaaattaattttagataGAATTCGAGAGTTAAAAAGCGTTCACTagttaatcaattaataaacCCCAGATAAATTAGTACTTTAGAATAAAACAGTAGTTTTGTTTGTTaacaattgttattattagattattcCGAATCGTAAagtttattattgaaaagaaaaagtatgaagaatattagtatataataaagcTTCTTATAAATGTTAAgcgatttttctatatattggACGCAAGCTATGAAGATGGATATTTTTGAAGTGAGCAGGTTATCAGTCTTTCTCGTAAGTCTAACAAGTGACTAATATCTTTTGAATTTACTAAGAACTAACAGTTCAAAGACTTATCAAATTCTTatttcatattctttctcGCTTGGATGggtcaacaacaacaataataataatagtaataataataataatattaatattaatatattaataataataaaaaatgctcTCTCTGACATTTTATAAGTGACACTTCACTTTGTTTTTTCAATATGGATAAGCTACGTATGTCcgtatttttctatcatttatttctatcttcataCGTCGAGCTTGCGTTCACAGGTTCGAGTAGTGATCAAGACGGTATGATGTGTCGGTACACAGATACGGATAGCGGATTGGGTCGAGCAACACCACCTAGACGTGCGCCTAGTCCTGGTATGGGAAGTATGAGACATCTTCCATCACCATCGGGTCCTGGATCCTTGCCACCTGGTCTGATGACAAAAAGAAGAGTCTTTGACGATGGTAGCAGCGATATCAGCAGTACACCAAGTTCGATGATGGATTATAGTGGtaaatttaacgaaacgatactttgataattaatttctttttaacaaactTTTCTTAAAATCTGTGTGTCTTATTTAAAGGTCCAAGATTGTATAAACAACCTACAACTAAATCGAACCGTGGTATTATGTTGAACGCTGTTGAATATTGCGTGTTTCCTGGTACAGTCAATAAAGAAGCCAAGAGAAAAGTTTTAGATGAAATAGCTAGATCGGAAAGCAAGCATTTCCTCATATTGTTTCGAGATGCTGGTTGCCAATTCCGTGCTCTCTATTCTTACTGTCCAGATCGAGAAGAAGTATCGAAGTTGTATGGCACTGGACCTAAACAAGTCTTCGATAAAATGTTTGATAAGTTCTTTAAGTAAGTATCcttctttttacaatataatacttttattcagaaattttattaaaatagagtatatattattttcatttaaaatatataatacgtattatgTGTTCTTCTAGATATAATTCTGGAGGAAAGTGTTTCTCCCAAGTTCACACAAAGCATCTGACTGTAACCATAGATGCCTTTACGATACACGACAGTCTTTGGCAAGGTAAAAAAGTGAATTTaccaaacaaaaagaacatgCCTCTCGTCATATAGTTTTACACAAGTGTCACTCTTAACATTATGCTACCATGCCCTTTCTTGTTCATAGTTACTATTTTAATACAGGCCCATATTAAATTAATGCAAACGTTGCGTTCTTAGTCAATTTTATAAGGACACCCGATGATCGGTGCTGactcgattattaattatgttacgAGTTGTGCGATCTTtccaagatttttattttctttttttttctttcttttataagattgcacgaatcatatttttaaacaaacaatgtcattagaatatttctttttttttcctttttcgttctctccttttttcatttcctgtctttctttctttctattttattcttctttattttgtcTCTTAATTTTCTACTGCGTTGATCTCAGCACCGATTTTTGTGTCATAAGATTACCAATATTTACGATAGGAACGGTTTGTTGCCGATGCGTAATATTCGTGCGGATTAACTCTCGACATGTAATCTTGTAATCACGTAAACTGCTGTGTTGCAAATGGAACGCATGACTGATATCAACGTGTTATTCATTTTCCTAAGTTCACTTTTgcaaggagagagagagagagagagagccaggATTATCGCATTTTCATGTTAACAAAAGTCTTGTCTTACTAGTGCATATAATGATGTGATTCGCACAggttttttccatcttttttagatataacaacaacaaaaaatatgtgaattaatattatttttattattattattaatattactattattattattattattattattattattattattattattattattattattaatctagtACGATTGGCTTTTACGAACAGTTAAAAATTAAGCAGACGGGGGATCATTAATTTTCACATATGTCGTATTGATGTATTAAAAGACACAAGAGTGATACTGTCATTAatgttgttatttatattgcgaaaataaatgaagctTTAGCTCACTCcattttacaatttaaaagtaataatttcttctttcctttttcttttcttaatatatctTTACAAAGGCTAAAATTGTTAACATTTCAAATTCACTTGTATTAGATCAAAGTTGATAAATGATTCTTCGTCTTGCATAGTATTTGCAACTGTTGACGGTTGTAGCATATAatgtaatttgtaatttgtaatttgtttGAGGAGAAGAATGTGTAAGAAGAACAGCTCACAGACTATAAAAGtagttttgtaaataaataagttgaGAATGAAAATTAGTGAAGAAAATACCAAATCAGCCTTATGGTCAATCTGggcatagtatatatatatatatgtgtatacatatgtgtgtgtgtttgtgcgcgcgtgtgcgtgtgtgtacgtatatacatatatatatgtatgtatatatatatatatatatcgtgcaagaatgtttttctttatgataCAAAGAGTATATGCATGAATTCGAATTGAACTATAAAATGTGCCGTCAAATGTATGCTACtgagaaaaaaagtgattgTAACTCGTCaacgagaaatgaaaaagaagaaaaaagaactcgactaatatttatttttgattactAACAAATTTTGTCGTCTATTGTAAACCCGTAGTTTCTCACACAATGTCTccatcccttttttttatcaattaattactcTTTGTGATCATCTTGTAAGAGGATAGTGGAATATGGTCGGTGTCGCTgtcgataatttatattctatattcagTGTATTTGAACGCATTGTAATTgacaagaaaattatttctatacatttttGTAATTCTCTTCAGTCTGATTGATAAAACACCATCCATAATCTGTATTcctcaagaaaaagaaaaagaaattgaacaaAAGATATgagattttatagaaaaaaattacgccTAGAaatgatcatttttcttttttcttatcttttcttttttttaatattttttatcttttactttatctaaaaagaatgatttataaatgaaaattaaattagtatCTTCTTAATTTTGTCTCGTTTTGTATCGCAGAGAATGGTATATCTCATTTCAATTACTATTTTCTAGTGGCAAGTGTGCCAATTacaattcttcctttttatcttgttttatatatatatatatatattttttttttcttttttataagagAATGAGATATGCATGGTATGTATATTGATGATTAATTAGTTTGATAACatataaaggaaaaactaTTTATATTGTGCCATAAATTTAACGTCCGCCTTTCGTGTGCGACTGGCATTGGCTCTTTTTGTCTTTGGCAAACGACTAATCTTTTAATGAAAGAGTAAATACGagttttttaatacgatatattccTATAGATACACGATGAGATAGTGTTTAGATAGAAAcgcgagaaaaatattttatagattaatatGGAAGGTCTATCTCTTTTATGTAATTCGTCTTATAGTGACATTTTTAGTTAAGTATAATCATCAAcaaactaatattattattattatttttatttttattattattattattgtaatataatgtgcaaaattgcaatattttatttctgaaATGTTTTAGCATTCAACAATTTAGTCAGATTCGATAGACCCttcatatttttgtataattagacacatagacacacacgtccacacactcacacacagaAAAGAGCATATTGATTAAcattagaaacgaaaaaattatgCGACATATCGAATTTTCTCAAACTTTCTGCGGtcattcgaaaaatataatgtatgtatattttccaTTGGACAATATGAAATAGTGAATTTTGTCAAATTCCGATTAGACAATTCATTGTCCCGTCAAAATTTTTTCAGTAGGGactaaaaaaagtaaaaaaaagataaaatccgTCGATTGTGGTATCCAAAGAGTGTCActtattatattctctctactataaatctattaattcattcattcattcattcatttattcattaaaatatattgccGTAAAACGgtgaaaagtagaagaagctGTGAGCCACCTGTGTCTCTCAGTTATGGTCCGATTTGACAATATTGAATATGAAAATACTATGCGCCATAAAATGACTTTAATAAGGTTTGAGGTGCGAATCGCTATAATAAGTtcacgatgacgatgacgacgacgacgacgacgacgacgacgacgacgataacgacgagattaataatgatgaaaaataataataaaaaaaaacgaaacaaaaaattataatatatacatgcatatatatacatatacatatatatatacatatatacacatatatatatgtatatatatacatatatatatgtatatatatatatatagtcactAATCTTAAGAGTCAACGAGAGACCATTTGGctttatgaaagaaagaaattgaatacGAAAAGAGCTACGAAAAGATACGAAAGTTATAATGTAGCTAAAAATTGAGAGGTGATTGCTTGTgcttgatatttatatttttcaaagggGCGATATATTATTAGTGAGCTGTTGGATTTGACGTTTAATGCATACcgttttaaacaaaaaaaaaaaaaggaaaatgctAAGCGAGCGacagagtgtgagagagagagagagagagagagagagagagagagagaaacagaaagattaaaataaaaactggACTACTGACGTATTTGTACGCTGCAGTAATCGCGCttactaataataaagaattacctttatgtaataatcgttcgtttttattatcacgAAAACATTGtcaaatgaattatttttaattaatccatACCTGTAAATATTAcggttttatatacataatatatgaaCGAAACTAATgctcaataaataaataaataaaaatatatatatatatacatatatatatatattaaacataagAAATTAAGTTTCGATCGTATTATATTGTTAGCATCTTGCAGCGAAtgtcattaataaaataatataatgtactTGTAATagattcttttccttcttaatGAAACTAAAATTACTCTACCTTCAGTTTAAATT
The DNA window shown above is from Vespula pensylvanica isolate Volc-1 chromosome 18, ASM1446617v1, whole genome shotgun sequence and carries:
- the LOC122635622 gene encoding patronin isoform X14, whose amino-acid sequence is MDRNAGDDRRKGPAGEHHLQQQQQQQQQQQYQLAGGDAEHFSDAYDSRQAKQRASVKWLLSKAYNNRVPDNLREPYYRDHEDQEHLKPQIVHALSNAELYCLALANIYSDPNYHNQNHCGILQALARKGVNVAESNNTQLTETILIQNSPIKMSAHMAVIEGLMALYAKEVVTGDRVVSAIRRFDPQADVEVPNDHEKGLLLWISHASHALIAKIQTEEGAGDKTRLPELPAAKDFQSLCDGVGLAAVVAFYCPGELNWMDIRVSKRPSVADALHNLSLVHTFCTRCLPYSIFHMQPEDVTYMRGSMKPNLVVFLADMYNVLEIHPAKCVRYPGEERAMQFLDACPRNSHGVAHKRSLPQSIAPIPDLRSNLSVSAPGFTVAKSVPSSTVKKSQSLQQTAESHSYDDRRAGSEESFVVHRGKGIPTLSSVADEKIIGRAEAAGRPSNWEDQRRTSYAGRRSRRNSVTDDSQLTIENFGGSQDNLHNFGRNPDKEVGVYTGKRSTTEPTLPARSSVQDVYGSGVQHILADNGYNNEEPSRLRRQASNSSLDNVALKSILHSSENDNNDGSTTKLSSFSNLSKQSMEKGINLTYTDQERDDNSTKSNVSSKKYGQSNGNGIAEKKTTFATLPNTTTWQQQSTQHSQQIEHQSIDENGGNTVMASQLNNIRLKLEEKRRHIENEKRRMEVVMSKQRQKVGKAAFLQAVTKGKVKSPSSSTSGGDSPEEIGPPTPVTSASSGETPTSVSEAIPVPQQPSQEKPQRPFSLKEISEDVRDVEHKWLEQDGSAPFIETRRTPDIENMDLEQYHQSISLMNNSLSEIQADIQRLANQQNQIQQQHLMTQHQQQMQQQLQQLQSLSQQHMQSYGMSPMSTLTPRIQDSQQSQFYLHDQPQLQRRTWGQPPPNQNLTNEMNVGYQQSIDSRFNPQTTAYQQDMRLYQDTRSWNTHPSQQKGFVFHETSQEPRYLNGGDHSLCNNQMNQPVSTYPTSASLFNQTASTTASPQHRNAIHRISQLMSESPESKRPTVHHIPMTCESPTEKRQCATLHTPVPAPPVDDMKPQNISFIGNDDEVVQGIRGLHITSGSRTYRIPSPTRPSISRNSFQPHPSLREATPSPSRTPEVTPLDPTDAGEKGFYISFDNDVPKKPKPTLRVKRTSPKKERNVSSYIEHDDYAVRTESPPVSVTERQKQLEAQRDLERERQRQAEEREFHRQEMRDRELQKEIDRERQRERQRDSSTEGRQSSSAGLVIGKQLTNPDPNSLDEMERKKERIMLLSLQRRQQQEEMKERKEAEAQARREQEKLKAEERARKKEEERQRRANILEQYKVKKAIEEAEREGKVIDKELLNAIKPTKLRNKTATTRPRPKTIHVDAGTELDSGALTPSRGKKGSSSNLSTVSSVDSPDDGRGSSPCRSVKQLGRRGSYKTSRDTDSGLGRATPPRRAPSPGMGSMRHLPSPSGPGSLPPGLMTKRRVFDDGSSDISSTPSSMMDYSGPRLYKQPTTKSNRGIMLNAVEYCVFPGTVNKEAKRKVLDEIARSESKHFLILFRDAGCQFRALYSYCPDREEVSKLYGTGPKQVFDKMFDKFFKYNSGGKCFSQVHTKHLTVTIDAFTIHDSLWQGKKVNLPNKKNMPLVI